The Dyadobacter sp. 676 DNA window TGCTTAAAGGCGGCACCGAGTTCCGGCAGGAGCTCTGGTACCGTCGCGATTTCAACCTCGCGAATGTGGATTTTGAAAAACCCGTCTTGAATATCTTCCACGACGACGATGTGCAGGTATTCATCAACGGCGTGCCCGCATTCGACTGTGCGCCTTGCTTTACAAGCGACTATGAGTACAAACCGATCAGCCCGGCTGCCGCAAAGGCTTTGAAAAAGGGCAAAAATACGTTGGCTGCTTATGTCAAAAATGGTGCGGGGCCTGGTTACATCGATATTGGTCTGGCCGACGAGATCGCCCCCAAGGGTGCAGATGCGGTAAACCCGGCGAAACAGACTGGATTCGAAATAAGGGCGACGCAATCGATTTACCGTTTCGAAGCCGGACCGGTAGAGCTGACGGTCCGCTTCATCGCACCTTTGATCATGAGAGATTTGGTATTGCTGTCACGGCCTGTGAATTATATATTGTACGAAGTTAAATCCGCCGACGGCAAACAGCACGACGTGAGCATTCTCAATTCCGTATCCGGGCTTTGGGCTACAAATGATGCGAGTCAGTCGGTAACCGGCAAGGAAGCCAGCCAGGATGGTTTGATCACGTTATCACTCGGCAATGCGGTGCAAAACCCATTGGCAAGAAAAGGCGACGACGTCCGCATCGACTGGGGACAGGCTTACCTCGCCGCCCCACAAGGGACTGTGAAGGGCTCTGCCATCGGTATTCCGACCGAGATCATCAAAGAATTTGCCTCCAAAGGCACATTGAGCGTCGATCAGGCCGGTGCTGCACCCGCCGACTCCAAATCGATGGGTTTGATACTGAATGCGGGAAAAGTGGGCGCGGAAAGCAAGCAGTTGCATGCATTGGTTGGTTACGACGACGGCTATTCGGTTCAATATTTTGGACAAAACCTGCGTCCGTGGTGGAACAAGGATGGCAATAGAACCATGGCCGGCGAACTGAAAAGCGCCGAGGCCGATTTCACCAAAATCCTGCAAACTTGCGACGACACCGACAAGGCAATTTACGACGACGCATCGAATGCCGGCGGCAAGCAATATGCCGAACTTTGTGTACTCGCCTACCGGCAGGCCATTGCCGCCCACAAGCTCGTGGCCGATCCGGGTGGCACACCGCTCTTTTTCTCCAAAGAGAATTTCAGCAACGGCTCCATCGGAACGGTCGACGTGACTTATCCTTCGGCCCCATTGTTCCTGCTCTACAACCCGACATTGCTCAAAGGCATGCTCGAACCGATTTTCCATTATTCGGAAAGCGGCAAATGGACCAAACCTTTCGCCGCGCACGACGTGGGCACCTATCCTCTCGCAAACGGCCAGACGTACGGCGAGGACATGCCCGTGGAAGAATCCGGCAACATGCTCATCCTTACCTACGCGATCTGCAAAGCCGAAGGCAACACCGATTTCGCCAAAAAGCACTGGAAAACTCTCGGTACCTGGGCCAATTATCTCAAAAAAGAAGGTTTCGACCCTGCCAATCAGCTCTGCACCGACGACTTCGCCGGCCATTTGGCGCGAAATACCAACTTGTCCATCAAAGCCATCATGGGCCTTGCCTGCTATGCGAAAATGGCCGAACAACTCGGCGATTCGAAAGAAGCGACGGAAGTGAATGCATTGACCGAAGACTTCGCCCGGAAATGGATGCAAATGGCCGCCGACGGCGATCACTACGCATTGACCTTTGACAAAAAAGGCACGTGGAGCCAGAAATACAACCTCATTTGGGACAAGCTTCTTGGGTTGAATGTGTTTCCGAAAACCGTTGCCCAAAAAGAAATCGCCTATTACCTCACCAAACAACAGCCTTTCGGCCTGCCGCTCGACAGCCGTAAGACCTACTCCAAATCCGACTGGATCATATGGACAGCAACACTGGCCGAAAAACCGGAGGACTTCCAGGCGTTGATTCAACCTGTTTATAAGTATGCCAATGGTACCACAGACCGCATTCCATTATCCGACTGGCATGAGACTACCAACGGGAAATCGGTCGGGTTCCGTGCCCGGTCCGTGGTTGGGGGGTATTGGATGAAGGTGCTGGGGGAGAAGTGGAAGTAGGTTGATTCCTGCGTAATCATTAAGTCAAGGGTCAGGATTTGCCAGGTTTGGCGGCTTCTGACCCTTTTTCCGTTGGTTCAGTCGACCGCTCCGATGACACATTGATGTGCCTAAAAACGGTTAAATCGCTTCTTGAAAGCCGCTTATGCTGAAACAAGCTTTAAAACAGGCTTGGTAAATATTAAGTTATAACTTAACTTTATGTCGAAGTTCAGCATTCGGTTGTCAAATAAAGTTGGCCGTACTAGAATCGGATTGTACAACCTCTTAATCAACAAAAGCTGCCAGATTGATGACTTTGAGGACGAGATTTCGCGTGATCCCGGCTTAGCCAATGAAGTAGATAAGATCTATAACATCCTGAGACCTGAGAAAGGTATGTGAACTGAAAATGCTGCCTAAAACAATGTTTCGCATCATTCACGCAGGTGAATTACCTTTCCAACTTTATGAGGCTAAGAGCAAAAATTTGCGGTTTTATCTGATCAAACTCGAAAAGATTGGTAAAGTTATCCTCCTTGGCGGACGCAAGGGCAACCAGAAAGCCGATCTGAAATATCTCGTAAAACTTGTACGTGACATTCACTCAGAAGGTGTAAATATATACTAATATGAAAACTCGCGAGGATCTTCTAAGAAGCCCCACCTACTGGCTGACCGACATGCAGATTGAAGTTTTCAATCTGCTCAACACTTATATGGAAGAAAACAATCTGACTCAGAAACAGGTCGCCGAGAAGTTAAATGTTTCTCCTTCCTATGTTTCTCAGGTTTTGAATGGGAATTTCAATTTTACCATTTCAAAGTTGGTCGAACTCGCATTGCTGGTTGGAAAGGCACCGATCATTCAGTTTGAGACAATTGAGGATATTTTGAGGGCAGAGCAACTGCAAAAGAAGGCAGAAGTCAAATTCAAGAGAAAGAAGACAGCGGATTTGGTGCCCTCGGCAGTTAAAAATGCGTGATCATCCTTGTAAATTTAACGCCCGATGTTAAATTTACAAGGATGATCACAAGAGACACCCAAATAGAGATACTGAAATTACTGGAAGAGTTTCCAGCAGTAGGCATTCTTGGTCCCAGGCAAATCGGCAAGACAACACTCGCATTTCAGATTGCGAAGACGATTTCACCCGAACCTATTTATCTCGATCTCGAATCCCCTTCGGACGTCGCCCAGTTAAGTGAGCCCGAGCTGTATTTCGAAAAATATGCCGACAGAACGATCATTCTTGACGAAATCCAGCGCACGCCCGAAATCTTCGCAGTACTTCGCGGCGTGATCGATAAGCGTCGCCGTGCCGGAAAGCGCACCGGGCAATTTTTGATTCTGGGCTCGGCTTCTCTCGATCTTTTGCAACAATCTTCCGAAAGTCTTGCAGGACGAATAGCCTATACGCGACTGCCTGGTATCAAGGCAACCGAAATCGATACAGCCGATCTGGACAAACTTTGGATACGGGGTGGTTTTCCGGAAAGTTTTCTGGCAGCAAATGATTCATCCAGCTTCGAATGGCGCCAAAATCTGATCACTACCTATCTCGAACGCGACGTTCCGCAATTCGGCTTCAAAATTCCGGCGATGGTACTGCGCAACTTTTGGACTATGCTCGCCAATTCGCAGGGCGGCATCGCAAACCTCAGCCGTATTGCGGCCGGGCTGGGCATCAGCGTTCCCACAGCCACACGCTATCTCGATTTGCTGGAAGACCTATTTCTGGTCAGAAAGCTCCAACCCTGGTTCTCCAACATCGGGAAACGCCTCGTGCGCACACCTAAGATTTACATTCGCGACAGCGGCATTACGCACAGTTTACTGAAAATCAGAAATCTGGACGACCTGTTCGGTCACCCTGTCCTGGGGGGAAGTTGGGAAGGATTTATCATCGAAAACCTGATTGCAATGCTTCCTTCTTGGGTCACGCCGTACTATTACCGAACGGCCGCTGGTGCAGAAATCGATCTGGTGCTTGAAATTAATCATCAGACCAGGATTGCCATTGAAATCAAACGATCATTGACGCCTGCCGTCAGCAAAGGATTTACCGTCGGCTGCGAGGACATCAAGGCTTCGCATAAGTATTTTGTGTATCCGGGGCAGAGTAGTTATGTCATTTCGAAAGATGTAAATGTGGTGCCGTTGGTGGAGATGATGGAGAAAATTAAAAGTTTGGCCGGTTCCTAAATATGCCAGTAATTGTATAACCTCCGTTTATGCCTGAATTTTGCCTTACGAAATAAGCTTCAACCGCAAACCCAATTTTCGGGTCAGATACCGGCTTTATTCCTATGAAGAAGGCGGCCGGTATAGGCCTGCATTTCAGCACTACAGGTGCGATTTTCACTACAAGAATGACGGCAAGTTCAAGCATTCGCTCTACATGACCTGGCCGGAGTTCGAAGACGAGAACGGCAACATTTCAGATGAAGCGGAATATGTTCCAATGTCCGGAACTGCGCGAATATGGATTGTAAGTAAGAAGTTTATTCCTTATCATAAAGAATATTTGAAGATTGGGACGATGGGATATTTTCATGAAGGTGGAAAGAAGGTTGGAGAATGTGACGTGATAGAGTGGATTGAGCTTTGAAATCTTCTTTGGACAACTCTCTATTATTCCTAGAATTCATGCATTACCTTCATAGTCACTAGTTGTCATTTATAAGCTCCAGAATAAAGTCACAAGGATAAATTACGGTCAGGCCCGTATTGGGCCATCCAAATGAAACAATACCGATTATCAAGTTAGCTACTCGATAATTAATTACCAATTGCTCATTTTTATCTACGCTTTGATAAAAGTCTTTCGGGCAAATAATTGGGCCACCGCTATTGCCGCCAATTATTAACCCATCGACCAAAAAGAATTTCGTCGATAATTTTTTCACAATGTTTACTCCGAGTCTATTTTTTATACTAGTAGCGATCTCAATATTACCCGATAACGAAGAGGCGATAAAGCCTGCTTTCGCTATTGGATAGTTAGAAGTCTCAAGCCGTAGCCCAGCAGGATAGCCGATTGTGAAAATCTGTGAACCAAAACCAAGAAATGCATTTCCACGTATCTCTCCGATAGGTACCAAGAAGCCTGCCCCTACATAATTTCTTGCAATTCTAAATTCTCCTCATAAATACTCGTGATATTAATCACTGCAATATCAATCTCATGTTGTGGATGTGTTTTTATACCAGTTAGAACCTCACCAGCTTTGTTCTTCAAATAAATTTGTTGCTTAATGCTCTTATACGGGCTTGCCGGATAAAAGGATACAGTTACCCAATCAAATAATACAAGTGGATCAACTAATGACCACTTACCAATCATATGCTTATTAGTGATTAAAAAAATTCCCTTATCAGTATTTACTATAAAGCCAGTCCCCGTTGATCCGTCCGGTGTTGTTATATTGACGATAATTCGGAGCATCCGCTCGTCAATTCTCCCGATATAGTCTTGACCCATATTTTCTGATTCATTCATAGCAAAAAAATTGATAAAAAGCTCATTGAAATACAAAAGAAATAAACGCTATAAGTATTTATATGTCACAATTTACCTAAGATGACATTTATCAGCAAGTCAGTCCTTCACGCTCCCCACAATTTGCAATTCTCCTTCGTCTTCACCAACTTACGCCTTCCTACAAAACAGTAAAACACATGAAAAATCATAGACGATCTGCCCTGTTATGGTGCGGGAGCGGCGAAAGCCCCCCGGATGCCTTTACTGTGCATTAGGACACCTAAAACAGGGCTTTTTTTATATCCTAAACAAACAGTAACATGACAAAATCACACACAACCGAATCCGAGGATTCGGTATGCCTCGCTTACGGCAGGCAAGTAAAAGAACTTTTAAACGTAGGCAGCCCTACCGAAATGCTCGACCATCTCTGGTGCATTTACAGCGATGCCATGGCATTTCAACAGGAAGCCGGCTACAACCCGCGCGTTAGTGACATTTTCATGACTTTCCGGGAGCTGGTGTTCTTTATCCAACGCATTGAAAGCGTGAGGGTGTAACGAACCATCCCACGATTGTCTTACGGTGCACGGCACCTTCCGATTTTTTTAATTTCATCTACAAGTATTACGGCGCTCTGCGCCTGGCTTTATGGTCCAGGCGCAGAGCGCCGTAATACTTGTAGCAGGTGCAGCGCACCGTAACATTTCGGTCGCGGTACGCCATGGTTTGAATATGCTATGCCTCCAAAACCATCTCCTCCTTCACTTTCCGCTTCTTCCGCTTCGCCAACCGCTCCTTGATTTTATCCACCACATAATATGCGCTAGGCACCAGGAACAGCGTCAGAAGAAGTGAGCTCGTCAAACCACCGATGATCACCCAGGCCATACCATTCTTCACCTCGGCGCCGTCGCCGGAAGCAAGGGCGATGGGGAGCATACCCGCGATCATCGCGATGGTCGTCATCAGGATCGGGCGGAGACGTTCCTTACCGGCTTCGATGAGGGCTTCTTTTAATGCATAGCCTTCCGATTTTAGCTGGTTGGCGAAGTCGACGATCAGGATGGCGTTTTTGGCTACCAGACCCAGGAGCATGATCATACCCACAATGGAGAATATGGTCAAACTTTCCATGGTGAGCGCGAGAGCGGTTAATGCACCGACCAGGGCCACCGGGATCGAGAAGAGCACGACGAACGGATAAACGGTACTTTCGTAGAGCGCCACCATGATCAGGTAGATGAGCACGATACCAAGTAGCAACGCGGCACCGAGGCTACCGAATGCGTCGGCCTGGTTTTTCAGATCACCGCGGTATTCGATGCTGATGCCCTCCGGGAGCTTCACTTTCGCCATTTTGGCCTGAATGTCGGCACCGATGGAGCCCGACGGACGACCGACTACCTGCGAGTTGATGGTAATCGACGACAGGCGGTCGATACGCTGCAACACACTTTCGCCCATTCCTTCCTTCACAGTTGCGAATTGCGATAACTCGAAGGTCTGGCCCTGGTTGTTCACGAAAGTTAGCTGGCGGATATCGTCGGCCTTCGAGCGGTCGAACTGGTCGAGGTTGACCATAATGTCGTACTCCTTGCCATTCTGTTTGAATTTCGAACGGTCGTCGCCGCGGAATGCGGTTTGCAAGGTAGCGCCCACTTCGGCGGCGTTGATGCCGAGTTGCGCCATTTTCTCGCGGTCGAGGGTTACGCCTACTTCCGGTTTCGGGTCGTCGACGGAGTAATCGACGTTGGACGTACCTGGTACGGACGCCACGATATCCTTCACTTGCGCGGCGGTTTTACGGATCACGGCCATATCGGTTCCTTTCACGGCCACCTGGATCGGCGCCTGGTTGGCATTACCCGTGATCGAAGTCGGCGCGACGGTCACTTTTACACCCGGGATTTGCAGGATTTCCTTTTGAATATTCTGGCCAAATTCTTCGGACGAAATGCTACGCTCCTTTTTATCCACCAACTGAACGGTCAGGTCGGCGATATTGCTGTTCGAAGTAGTTCCCAAACCAGTGCTGCTGTACCCGACGTTGGTAAATACCTTGGTCACTTCCGGTTTAGCCAAAAGAATCTTCTCAACCCTTTGCGCTATCTGGTTAGTCTGGTAAACAGATGCGGTCGGTGCCAGTTCGAGCGAAACGTTCAACTCGCCGCGGTCGCTTTGCTGCATGAATGCCGCTCCTACGAATCCGCCCGGCACCAATGCGATGGATCCGACGATCAATGCAAACGAAAGCAGGAAAATGTAGCGTTTATGACCGAGTACCCAGGTCAGGATACGGCCATATTCTTCTTTTACATTATCCAGAAACCTTTCAAAACCCAGGTTCAAACGGCCCCAAAGGCTGTTTTTATCCAAAACCTCGAGCTTACCGAAACGGGACGCGAGCAACGGGGTTAATGTGAATGATACTAACAAGCTCATCAGCGTCGAGAATACGACCACGAGCGAGAACTCCCGGAGAATGTTACCAATCAGCCCTTGCGTCAATGCAAGCGGCACGAATACCACCACGTCAACAAGGGTAATGGCCAATGCGGTAAACCCGATCTCGGCCCGGCCATCCAATGCGGCTTGCCAGCGGCTTTTCCCCATTTCCATATGGCGGTTGATGTTTTCCAAAACCACAATGGAGTCGTCGACGAGGATACCTACCACGAGCGAGAGCGCCATGAGTGTCATCAGGTTCAGTGAGAAGCCCATCAGGCTCATTAATATGAATGTCGGGATCATCGAGGATGGCAATGCCACCAGAATGAACATAGAGCTGCGGAAACTGTGCAGGAACAAAAGCATCACCACGGACACGATCAGCACGGCCAGCCCGAGGTCGAATACCACCGCGTCGGCCGATGCCAATGTATAGATCGATTGGTCGGAAGCGATATTAAACTTCAATCCCTGCGCTTCGTATTGCTTTTCCAGGCTGGCCAGGCGCTCGCGGGTGAGCTTGCTCACGTCCACGGCATTCGCGTCGGATTGTTTTTGGATTTGTAATGCCACCGACGGACGACCATTAATGTGGTTCACAGCCGTAGCGTCGGCCACGCCGTCGTACACCTCCGCAATGTCGCGCAGAAAGATTTGCCCGCCATTCGAAGATTTACCTACGATTACATTTCGAAGATTCTCAACGGTAGTCAGCTTTGCATCGAATCGGATGGACAACTGGTCGTCCTTGGTTTTTACCTGACCGGCCGGATAGGAAGTATTCGCATTGTTGATCGCCGCCGAAACCTGGCTGATCGACAAATGGTACGCCTTCAATTTATCCTGACTGATATTCACCTGGATCTGGCGTTCCGTACCGCCGATAATCGTCACCTGGCCCACGCCGGTCACGTTCGAAAGCTGAGGTTTCAGCTTGTCGTCGATCAGATCATAGAGTTCGGACGGGGAAAGGTTCGCAGTAACACCCATTCTCAAAACCGGGATTTCATCGGTCGAGAACTTATTGATCACCGGGCGATCGGCGTCATCGGGCAGGAGCGAAATGATCTGCTCCACTTTGCGTTGCGCTTCCTGTTGTGCCAGGTCCACGCTCACACCTTGTTTCAACTGGATAATCACCGACGAAACACCTTCCTGCGAAGTCGAGTTGATCTGATCCAAACCTTCGATGGCCGATACAGCATCCTCGATATGCTTCGTCACGTTCGTTTCGACCTCGTCCGCGGATGCACCGCGGTAGGTCGTCATCACGCTCACAACGTTCGCCTCGAATTTAGGCAAAAGATTGTAAGACAATTGGTTGTAGCTGATCAAACCGAATAGTACCAGTACTACGAATACTACGGTTATGAAGAGCGGTCTCTTTACGGCTACTTCGGTAATTGACATAATTCTTTCAGTTTGCTGATGAAACTTATTGGGTAACGGTAACCGCCGCGCCTTCGCTCAGGTTGATCTGCCCGGTCGTAACCACCGTCTCGCCCGCTTTCAGGCCGGACAACACCTCTACGTTATCGCCTATTTCACGGCCTACTTCGATCTTACGCTGCTTCGCCAAGCCGCCTTCCACCATGTACACATACGGGTTACGCACGCTTTCCACAAGCGCGCTGCGCGGGATCAGCAATGCCTGCTGGCTGCTTTTTTGCTGGAATTCCACGGTTACGAATGTACCGGCTTTTAGTCCGGTCGAATTTTTGATCACAATCTCCACCGGATAGTTGTGCGACTCGTCGCCTTGCGGGGCGATGTAGGAAATCACGCCGTCGATCTTCCTGCCGGGGAAAATGCTGGTGCTAACCTGCACGTGCTGGCCTTCTTTCAGCTTGTACACATCGTTTTCGTTGATCATCACCTGCACTTTCAGGCGCGACACGTCGAGGATCGTTCCCAGCGAGGTGCCTACGTTCACAAACTCGCCCGGCTCGATGTTTTTCTTCACAACGCGGCCGCTGATCGGCGCCTGGATAGACGCGTCGCTGATCTGCTGTTTGATCTGCTCGGCCTGGTTTAATGCATTTTCGTAGTTGTATTTGGTATCGTTCACCTGGATCTCCGTAGCCGCATTGCCCGCCAGCAATTTGGTATAGCGGTCGGTGTCTTTTTTCAGTTTATTGATATTCAATTCAGTGGCTTGGAGCGACAGCTCTTTCAGGCGGCTATCCACTTTCACGATCGTCGCGCCCTGCGTTACGTGCGAGCCGAGATCGTATTTCACCGAAAGTACTTTACCTGCCGCGGTAGCCATGATTTCCGCTTCTTTATAAGGAATAAGGCTACCCGTGCGGATGAGCTGCTGGTCTGCGCTGCCTTCCTTCACAGCGATGGCTGTTACCGGAATAGTCACGTTTTTATTGTCGGGCATTTTCTTCTTCTCGTCGATCTTGGCCTTGTTGGCAACAAGCCGCAAACCGATCAGGACGCCGATGAGGGCGATGGAACCGATGATGATGAGTTTTCTTTTCATGGAATTTTGAATGACTGAATGATTGAATGACCGAATGTCAAATGAGTGAACTTTTGTTGATGAAGTGTTATGGTAATGCTGTGTAAAAATCGTTGAGGCTGCCTTGCGACTGTTCCAATCCGAGTTTCGCCTGATAGTAACTCAGCATCGAGTTGATGTAGTTGCTTTGCGCTTCCTTGTAGGAGGTTTCGGCATTGAGCAAGTCGGTGAGCGGAACTGTGCCTTCGCGGTATTGAAGCGTGGTCACGTCGTACACCTCTTTTGCGAGGGCTACGTTGTTTTCGTCGCTGGCCAGGTTGGATTTTGCTTTTTGAAGCTGGGTCAACGCGTTGCTGTTTTGCAGTTCGTAGTTCTGAACGTTCAGTTTCAGCTGCTCTTTCTGCGTCATCAGGTTCAGATCAGCCTGCTTGTATTGCGCGTCGCGGCGGAAGCTGTCGAAAATCGGGATGCTCACTTTCAGACCGATGGCGCCGTAACTGAACCAGTTACCCCACGAAGCTCCGAGATCATTGCCCAGCGCCTGTACGCCATAGCGCCCGTAAACCGATAGTTTGGGCAGATATCCCGCCTTAATCCGCGCTTTCTCCAATTCCTGCAATTCCATATTCAGGTTCTGAATTTTAAAATCGGTGAGGTTAGCCGCGTCGAATTGGCCGGGTTCAACGAGTTTGAACGGTTGGTCCAGCGGATTATCTGCCAAAACAAGTTGTTCGCTCAGCGGCATGCCCATCTGGAACTTCAACTGGTTTTCGGCAAGGGTAAGGTTGCTTTCGGCCAATGTTAGTTGGGATTTGATATTGTTCAAATTCACCTGCGTGCGGTCATAATCCACTTTCTTGATCACGCCGTTGTCGAGTTGCAGCTTCAAAGTGCCCAGTATCTGGCTCGTTTTATCCAGGTTATCCTTCAAAAGCGCGATCTGCTGCGAAGTCACAAACACCTGGTAATAGGCGTTGGCTACATTATAAATAATGTTTTCCTTCGTTTTGCGCGAGTTCAATGCGGCATTCTCCTGATTGGGCTTGTTGGCCTTGATGCCTATGAGCAGCGACTGGTCGAAAACCACCTGGTCGACTTGCGCCGAAGCATTGCTCTGGTATTTGGTACCCAATGCCACCCGCCGGTCCTCGCCCCCGAAGAGCGCTCCCGGCAGTACGGTCGATTGCAGTTTCAGGTTGTCGTCGAGCGACGCGTTACCCGCTACCTGGGGCAAATAACCCGCCAGCGCCTCACGTCCCTGCTGAACTGCCGTACTTTCCTTGTACTGCGCTATTTTGACATTTCCGTTATTCTTGATCCCGTATGCGATGCAATCTTTCAGGGTCAGGCGCGTCTGCGCCCAGCCCGGCGCCACCGAAACGGTTGCGATTATGATTGCTGCGATCCATTTACTTTTCATTTGACCTGTTGTTCATTTGTGGCTAATACCAGATAGTTGATACCTCTACTGGTGATATGTCAACTATTTATTTAAAAAATTTTATTTGTCTACTATTTTGACGACGCGGTCCAGATACCCCAGGAAAGTAGCCCATTCCTGCTCTGTAAAATGCTCCATAATCTGGCTATTGAATGCGATTGCCAGCGATTGAATACGCTCACAGACAAACTTTCCGCTTGGTGTAAGCGATATCAGGTTCTTTCTTTTATCCTCTAAGTCGCCCTCGATTTTCAGGAAGCCATCCTTATGCAAAGTCTGCACCGAACGCTGGATACCCGCTTTATCTTTCTGTAAAATATTCGCAATGTCCTGTTGCGTGCGTGCCTGTTCCTGGAAATATACAACCATAAGGATCGGAAGCTGCTCGGCCAAAACGGGTATTCCCTCATTGACCAGCTCCGCATTCATTTTCTTGAAAACAGTTTTGGTGACAGCCCCGAGTTTGAACTGCAGGGAGTTCTTCAACTCCTCCCGAAGGTTCTGCCAGCTATCGATGTTTGCGCTCATGATGATACAAAGGTAAATTGTGTTGATATGTCAACCAAATTTCAGACGAAAAAGTTTTGGATCCCATGACCAATGGTAGAATGGTATGGACGAACGGCTAACAAAAAGAGCGGCGACATCCGTTCGTGCCGCCGCTCTACTCTTTTTCGAAGTAAGGCTTATTTTCCGAGCGTCTTGAAAAGCGTCCCCTTCGTCACCTTATCGGTAAGCGCCATGCCGTTCAGAATGGCCAGGTCGTCGAGCTTGTTGTCGGGCTGATTGTTCTCTTTAAGCAAATCCCTCAATGTACCGTCGCGCTGCGCGGTTTTAATGCGGATGCGTTCGGGCTGGCGGTTCAGGATATTGGGGTCCGAAACCGATTTGAAACCCTGTGCCACCGAGCGGAACTGGCCTGCATTGGCGGCATAGTTGCCCGCCGCAGCTACACCGTGAATGGCGTAGATGTTCCCCCCATACTGGATCAGCCAGGTCCCGACCTGAATGGTATTGGCAGTGGCGGCCGCTGCCTGGCCATTCTGCCCCTGCTCTACCTGCTGCGACACCATGACGA harbors:
- a CDS encoding TolC family protein, encoding MKSKWIAAIIIATVSVAPGWAQTRLTLKDCIAYGIKNNGNVKIAQYKESTAVQQGREALAGYLPQVAGNASLDDNLKLQSTVLPGALFGGEDRRVALGTKYQSNASAQVDQVVFDQSLLIGIKANKPNQENAALNSRKTKENIIYNVANAYYQVFVTSQQIALLKDNLDKTSQILGTLKLQLDNGVIKKVDYDRTQVNLNNIKSQLTLAESNLTLAENQLKFQMGMPLSEQLVLADNPLDQPFKLVEPGQFDAANLTDFKIQNLNMELQELEKARIKAGYLPKLSVYGRYGVQALGNDLGASWGNWFSYGAIGLKVSIPIFDSFRRDAQYKQADLNLMTQKEQLKLNVQNYELQNSNALTQLQKAKSNLASDENNVALAKEVYDVTTLQYREGTVPLTDLLNAETSYKEAQSNYINSMLSYYQAKLGLEQSQGSLNDFYTALP
- a CDS encoding MarR family transcriptional regulator is translated as MSANIDSWQNLREELKNSLQFKLGAVTKTVFKKMNAELVNEGIPVLAEQLPILMVVYFQEQARTQQDIANILQKDKAGIQRSVQTLHKDGFLKIEGDLEDKRKNLISLTPSGKFVCERIQSLAIAFNSQIMEHFTEQEWATFLGYLDRVVKIVDK